TTTTAATTCCATGGTAACTAGAAAGCCTGAAAAAGTCAAGAAAGGACTTACTCATTCTTCTATCTTTGTGGTATGATATAGGAGAGAAAAGAAGCTAGGGGGTCATAGAGGCAATGAAGAAATATACCAAAGCCATTCTAGTTATATTGTTAATAGGCAGTATAGGGATCAATTTGATTTACTATAGAGATTTAAGAAATGCCAATGAAAAGATAAAACAAGCAAATACTGTTATAGCTTCTAATGTTGAAAGCAATATACGACAAAGTATTATGTATATACAAGAGTTAATCGAAGAACAGTCCCCAGAGGCACTGCAAAGTCTTGAAACATCTGTTGTGACTTTGGCTTTTGTATTCAATCATTGGGTTGATTTAAACCAATCTAGTGAAAACCCTAACGAAAGAATGCAAAGAGGACTCAGTGCAGTTGAAACCTTAAGAAACACAATTAGTCACCATTTAAGTAATCAATATAAGACAAACGAGCATCAATTGATGGTGTATGATATAGAGATGCTGGAAAGTATGAAGGAGCAGCTAAAAAGATTGTCATTAGCCTATCATAATATAGAGGATCATTTAGCAGAATCGAAAAACTCTGGCCCAAATGATGGAGGATTAATCCAAATTGCAAATAATATTGAGGAAATTAGCAGACTCTATAGACATAGTCAGTTACCGAATAAGCATCCTAAGTATATTTCCTATGAAGAGGCGGTAACTCTTGCTGAAAGTACAATACCTTTTCTAAAAGACGTGTTGTTGAAGCAAGAGAATCAGCAGGTGGTTATAAGGGATGGAATACATTACTATCAATTAAGCTATTACGATGATGATGATGAAGCTTATTTAATAGGGATAGATGCTATAAATGGTAACGTTAGAAACTACGAAGCCAAACAAAATATTTCTCAAGAAAAAAACCTATCTACAAAAGATGCGCTGAATATTGCAAAGAATTTTCTAAATAGATTGTATAAAGGAGAGATGAAGGAAGAAGTCTTTTACATGGAATCATCCGATAAAAAGGATGCGGTATACTCCTTTAGATTTACGCCTATAAGAGATGAAGTGCAAATTACGTCAGATGCTTATGTAATTAACATAGCTGCTAATTCAGGAAAAATTTTAAAATGTACCAATGATTTTACAGACACAAAACTAGGAGATTATAAGCAAGCAATAACAGAAGAAGAAGTGCAAGAGACCTATAGAGAAAGTTTTGGGGATATGGAGTACAACGGGTTAGCTATCATTAGGTCGTTTTATACCCGTTATCAACCTAAGCTAACCTATAGTTATAGAACGATACAAAATCAGCAGCAAGTAATGATGTTTATTGATGTAACGACGGGGATGCCGGTTTATGAAATGTATTATATATATCAACCTATTTTTTGATACACACTCTACCACTTCCGTATATAGAAGTGGTATCTTCATGGATAAGGTTTTCGCGTAAATATAGCCCTTAGTATATTGAAATTTAAGGGCGCACATCTATATACCTTTAGACTTGAACTTTAATATACAAGGAGGAGCTTGAGTAGATAATGCTCAGCAAAAATGGAGAGCATGGTGATTAGAGAATTGCAGCAAACAGAAAAAGGAATCTTTGATACACAAAAAGAAGGTTCGAAGGTTTTTGTTATAGAAAAGGAAGGGACAACCATAGGATATATTGAAATGCTCTATGACGAAGACCGCAGCCTTTTAAGAATATTAAACCTTTGGGTTTTGCCTCAGTACCAAAGGAAAGGTATCGCTAAAAAGCTAGTAAAAGCCTCTAAGGGATATGCAAGATTTGAAAAAGCAGAGGGAATTATCGTGGAAGTAAAAAGTGATAACAACCCTGCTATTGCATTTTTTCAAAAGGAGGACTTTAAAATTTGGTCTGAGGAAACATCAAAGGCAGAGGAAGAAAGAAGTGTTTTTCTAGGCTTTAGATTTGAGGATATTTATAGATAGCTCATATAAAACCTTAGAAAAATGATAGTAGCCATTGATTAAAATATAGAACCAGTTGAAAAAGAAGGAGAAAAATATGCAATTAGATATCCTCTATAAAGATAATGAAGTAATTCTAAAAAATATGCTAGACTTTGACCCAAAGCATATATTTGAATGTGGACAGTGTTTTCGATGGAATAAAGAAGAGGATGGAAGTTATACAGGAATTGCTTTTAAGAAGGTATTAAATATAAAAAAATCAGGTGGAGATATTATATTCCGTTATACGAATAAAGATGATTTTATAAAAATATGGATGAATTATTTTGACTTAAATACCGATTATAGTGAAATTAAGAAGAAGCTAAGTAAGAATGATGCTATTATGAAGGAAGCGATAAACTTCGGTGAAGGGATTAGAGTTTTGCGACAGGAACCGTGGGAAACGTTAGTGTCTTTTATTTTGTCGGCCAACAATAATATACCTAGAATAAAAAGGTCTATTGAATTGCTATGTGAAGGGTATGGGGAATACCTAGGAGCGTTTTATGGACAAAAAAGATATAGCTTTCCTGATGCGAAAACCATAGCGAATTTAAAGGCGGAAGAAATCACAGCCTGTAATACAGGCTATAGGGCTGCTTATATTGCCAAAACTGCAGCTATGGTTGTTGATGAACCTATGGCGTTGGAAAGAATAAAAGCTTTTGATATAGAAGTTTGTGAAAAAATGTTGATGCACTACCCAGGTGTAGGGCCCAAAGTTGCCCAATGTGTTCTGTTTTTTTGCATGAGCAAAATGGAGGCTTTTCCAGTAGATGTATGGATAAAAAGGGTGATGGAGTACTTTTATTTTCACCAGGAAACAACGGTGGAGGTAATTCAGCAGTTTGCTAAGAAAAAGTATGGAAGGTATGCAGGTTTTGCACAGCAATATTTATTTTATTATGCTAGAGAATTAGGCTTGGGAAAAAAATAGCATAAGAAATTGAATTTTAAAAGAAAAATTAGAGGGAAACGGGGGAACTAAGGATGTTGGGAACAATTGTAAACACAATAGCGATTGCTTGTGGAGGGCTGTTGGGGGTTTTGCTAAGAAAGGGTATTCCTGAACATTATAAAACGACGATTATGCAGGGGATTGGTCTTAGTGTACTTGTAATAGGTTTAATGGGGGCGTTTAAGAGCGGTAACATTCTTGTAGTGATATTCAGTATTGTAGTAGGAAGTATCATTGGAGAGAAGATAAAAATTGCTACGAAGTTAGATGAAATGGGACTTTGGATCGAAGGAAAAATGGGTAAAGGGCACGGATCTGTTGCCAAAGGCTTTGTAACTGCAAGTCTTGTTTACTGTGTAGGAGCGATGGCCATTGTGGGCTCTTTAGAAAGTGGATTGACGGGAAACCACCAGACTCTATATGCAAAATCCCTGCTTGATGGGATTTCTTCTGTTATTTTTGCCTCTACGCTAGGTATTGGTGTTGTTTTTTCTGCTGCGGCTGTTTTTATTTATCAAGGAATCATCACGATAACAGCAGGAGCTGTAAAGTATCTTTTAGTAGAGGCAGTGATACAGGAAATGTCGGCTATAGGGGGACTGCTTATTGTGGGGATTGCCTTCAATATCTTAGAAATCAAGCGAATTTCCGTTGCCAACATGTTGCCGGCAATATTCTTACCGATTGTCTATCAATTGTTACAACCATTACTTCTTAGTATTACTACAATTTTACAGAACATTTTTTAAAAAGCGATGTGATGCTGCTTTTTAAAAAGTAGCATCAGTACTTACTTAATAAATTCCGCTACAATTCAGTGGGACTAAAACCTCGCCCTGCGTGAAGTCTCATTTTATAAAAATGTATATAAATCAACAAAAAAGAATGAAAAAATGTAAAAAACTTAGATAAATAGTAATAATAAACAATAAATGGTTATAATAACAAATAGCGAAGTTTGCCTGGAAAAATGCTTTTATATAATATTATAAATGTAATTAGCACTCCTTAAAGATGAGTGCTAACAGAAAGTTAGGCAAATCTATTTTAAAATAAAAAATTTTGTTAAGGAGGTTAAATTATGAATATTAAACCATTAGGTGACAGAGTTGTTATTAAAAAAGTGGAAGCTGAGGAAACAACAAAAAGTGGTATTGTTTTACCAGGAAGCGCTAAAGAACAACCACAAATGGCGGAAGTTGTGGCTGTAGGTCCTGGAGGTGTAGTAGAAGGTAAGGAAATTACAATGGAAGTAAAGCCAGGAGATAAAGTAATTTTCTCAAAATATGCAGGAACAGAAGTAAAGTATGATGGTGTTGAATACACGATCTTAAGACAAAATGATATTTTAGCTATTGTTGAATAAACGAGAGAAGAATACATAATAAGAGAAAAAACAAAAAGATTCGAGGAGGGTATTACAATGGCAAAAGAAATTAAATTCAGTGAAAACGCTAGACGTGCGTTAGAATCAGGTGTAAATAAGCTTGCTGACACTGTAAAGGTAACATTAGGGCCAAAGGGAAGAAATGTTGTTATCGATAAAAAGTTTGGATCACCACTAATTACAAATGATGGTGTTACGATTGCTAGAGAAATCGAACTAGAAGATCCTTATGAAAATATGGGAGCTCAGTTAGTGAAAGAAGTTGCTACAAAAACAAATGATGTGGCTGGAGATGGAACTACCACAGCTACACTTTTAGCACAAGCGATTATCAGAGAAGGTATTAAGAATGTAGCAGCTGGAGCAAACCCTATGATCTTAAAAAAAGGTATAGAAAAGGCTGTAACTGCAGCAGTAGCTGAATTAAAAAATATTTCTAAAGCAGTAGAGGGTAAAGAAGCTATTGGGCAAGTAGGTGCTATTTCTGCTGGTGATGAAGAAATCGGAAAATTAATCGCGGATGCTATGGAAAAAGTAGGTAAAGATGGCGTTATTACTGTAGAAGAATCTAAGTCTATGGGAACTACTTTAGATGTAGTAGAAGGTATGCAATTTGATAGAGGATACTTATCTCCATACATGGTTACAGATACAGAAAAAATGGAGGCAGTGCTAAGCGATCCTTATGTTTTAATTACAGATAAAAAGATTGCCAACATTCAAGAAATCCTACCGGTATTAGAGCAGATTGTACAGCAAGGTAAAAAGCTATTAATTATTGCTGAAGATGTTGAAGGTGAAGCCTTAGCTACATTAGTTGTAAACAAATTAAGAGGTACTTTTGAGTGTGTAGCTGTAAAAGCGCCAGGCTTTGGTGATAGAAGAAAAGCTATGTTAGAAGATATCGCTATCTTAACTGGCGGTACAGTGATCTCTGAAGAATTAGGTTATGAATTAAAATCTGTTACAATTGATATGCTAGGAACAGCTAGAACTGTTAAGGTAGATAAAGAAAACACAACTATTGTAGAAGGTAGTGGTGATGAAAAAGCCATTAAGGATAGAGTACATCAAATAAAAGTACAAATCGAAGAAACAACCTCTGAATTTGATAAAGAAAAACTTCAAGAAAGATTAGCAAAATTATCTGGTGGTGTAGCTGTAATCCAAGTGGGTGCTGCTACAGAGACAGAATTAAAAGAAAGAAAACTTAGAATTGAAGATGCACTAAATGCTACAAGAGCTGCTGTAGAAGAAGGTATTGTACCTGGTGGTGGTACAGCATTAGCAAATGTTACTTCAGCTGTAGAAGCCTTATTAGACACTGTTGAAGGCGACGAAAAGACAGGTGTTAAAATCATCAGAAGAGCATTAGAAGAGCCTGTAAGACAAATTGCAGAAAATGCAGGACTTGAAGGTTCTGTGATCGTAGAAAAAGTAATGAACTCAGAAAAAGGTGTAGGCTTTGATGCATTAAACGAAAAGTATATCAATATGTTTGAAGCGGGTATTGTAGATCCAACAAAGGTAACAAGATCTGCATTACAAAACGCAGCATCTGTTTCAGCGATGTTATTAACAACTGAAGCTGCAATCGTGGATGTTAAGGAAGATGAGCCAGCAATGCCTCCAGGAATGGGTGGCGGCATGCCAATGATGTAGTTTAATATTGCTAAAGGGAGTAAGGTTTTTCTTACTCCCTTATTTATTGTGCGCCAGCATGGGCGTCTTAGCAATATACGGAAGGGTAGAAAGGACTTTTGTGCTGGAAATAATTAGAAAATTTTAAAAATTTAAAATATTTTTAAAATAGTATTGTTAATTTTCAAAAAACTTGGTATACTATAGATAAGATCCTTCCCGAGCAGGTTATACCAAAAGCTTTATCATAAGTGTTTGTAGTACAGTAAAAATATAGAAATAAGAATTTTCAAACTTTGCATGAAGGACCGCAATATAGTTTTAGGTGTAAATAGTAAGGTGTAAGGATAAAAAAGTATTATCGCAATAGTGTACAAGGAAGCTTTAAGAAATGATTTTGTAGGTTGAAGGGTAATATAAGCAATCAAATGGAAGAGGTTCAAAAGATAAGACGACAAGCATCTACCAGTGAGATTTGGAGATGACTTAATTTCAAGGCTATAAACTCGTTGGTAAATAACATGGAAAGGAATAAAATGGAAGAATTGATTGAAGAAGTGTTTCAAAAATCTGCTGAGAAGGATTCTAAAAACTAACAAACCAGGTATTCAACGTATTGAAAACCTGGTCTGTTAGTTTTTTGCTGCTATGGTTATTTTAATTCTGTTTTCATCTGATTATATTTTGTTTTAGCGTTTTGAACATCTTGAGATTGTGCTTGCTTTATTTGATACCAGCCTCTTTTCTGCATTGCATCGAAGATTTGGTATTCAATTTGTTGTGCATCGTTTAGACATTGTGTTAAATGCTGTCTCAGATTTTGGCAAGAGGCTTCAGTAATACCAACATTGTAAGCAGAGGTTACTTGTTTTTCAGAAGCCAATAAATCGTTCATTAACTCTTTTTCGGTAAAGCTGGCTTGGTGGTTTGTATTCATACAATGATCCTCCTTGAAATAGATTTAAGGTTATAGGCATACGTCTGTAAGTTTGAATTTTAATGTTCGGGGTCTATGGTTTCGCCTTAGCTAAAAACCTAACCAAAAACTGAAAATGTAGTCCTTAGTATATTAAAACTTATAGGCACATTTCCATATGATGATTATTGATGTGTGTTTAAATAATTTAACAATTCATTGTAATGCTGCTTGTGTTTTTGTGCTGCTTGCTGACATAAGTTTTTTAGCTCAGTGTCTGTACAATATCCAGCATAGGTGGCAAATTTTTTGTTCATCATAGCTTCATAGTTCAATTGATCTTCTAATATTTTTAGATTATTAGCATCTAGCTGTGGTGATGTTTGATTGTTCATATTAGTATTCATCAATGCAACCTCCTTAAATATGTAAAGTGACATCTTTTCCTACATTATTATTGGATAAAATCAAAAAAATATAGGTGGAAAATAAATGTAATAATAAAAACTCATATTCCTATGGGGGGTTGAACTTGCATAAAGGCATTCAAGAAAAATTAGAAAAAGAAAAAAAATTCATGTATAATAAATAAAAAGGAAAAACTATCTATATGGAATCATAGTAAGAAAGTAACAAGGAGGCTTCAGCATGATTTATAGAGAGTATGGTACCACGGGGAAAAAAGTCTCTGTGATTGGCTTTGGTGGAATGCGGTTTGGTAAAGA
The sequence above is drawn from the Clostridium formicaceticum genome and encodes:
- the groES gene encoding co-chaperone GroES, with translation MNIKPLGDRVVIKKVEAEETTKSGIVLPGSAKEQPQMAEVVAVGPGGVVEGKEITMEVKPGDKVIFSKYAGTEVKYDGVEYTILRQNDILAIVE
- the groL gene encoding chaperonin GroEL (60 kDa chaperone family; promotes refolding of misfolded polypeptides especially under stressful conditions; forms two stacked rings of heptamers to form a barrel-shaped 14mer; ends can be capped by GroES; misfolded proteins enter the barrel where they are refolded when GroES binds) yields the protein MAKEIKFSENARRALESGVNKLADTVKVTLGPKGRNVVIDKKFGSPLITNDGVTIAREIELEDPYENMGAQLVKEVATKTNDVAGDGTTTATLLAQAIIREGIKNVAAGANPMILKKGIEKAVTAAVAELKNISKAVEGKEAIGQVGAISAGDEEIGKLIADAMEKVGKDGVITVEESKSMGTTLDVVEGMQFDRGYLSPYMVTDTEKMEAVLSDPYVLITDKKIANIQEILPVLEQIVQQGKKLLIIAEDVEGEALATLVVNKLRGTFECVAVKAPGFGDRRKAMLEDIAILTGGTVISEELGYELKSVTIDMLGTARTVKVDKENTTIVEGSGDEKAIKDRVHQIKVQIEETTSEFDKEKLQERLAKLSGGVAVIQVGAATETELKERKLRIEDALNATRAAVEEGIVPGGGTALANVTSAVEALLDTVEGDEKTGVKIIRRALEEPVRQIAENAGLEGSVIVEKVMNSEKGVGFDALNEKYINMFEAGIVDPTKVTRSALQNAASVSAMLLTTEAAIVDVKEDEPAMPPGMGGGMPMM
- a CDS encoding YcdB/YcdC domain-containing protein, encoding MKKYTKAILVILLIGSIGINLIYYRDLRNANEKIKQANTVIASNVESNIRQSIMYIQELIEEQSPEALQSLETSVVTLAFVFNHWVDLNQSSENPNERMQRGLSAVETLRNTISHHLSNQYKTNEHQLMVYDIEMLESMKEQLKRLSLAYHNIEDHLAESKNSGPNDGGLIQIANNIEEISRLYRHSQLPNKHPKYISYEEAVTLAESTIPFLKDVLLKQENQQVVIRDGIHYYQLSYYDDDDEAYLIGIDAINGNVRNYEAKQNISQEKNLSTKDALNIAKNFLNRLYKGEMKEEVFYMESSDKKDAVYSFRFTPIRDEVQITSDAYVINIAANSGKILKCTNDFTDTKLGDYKQAITEEEVQETYRESFGDMEYNGLAIIRSFYTRYQPKLTYSYRTIQNQQQVMMFIDVTTGMPVYEMYYIYQPIF
- a CDS encoding DNA-3-methyladenine glycosylase family protein is translated as MQLDILYKDNEVILKNMLDFDPKHIFECGQCFRWNKEEDGSYTGIAFKKVLNIKKSGGDIIFRYTNKDDFIKIWMNYFDLNTDYSEIKKKLSKNDAIMKEAINFGEGIRVLRQEPWETLVSFILSANNNIPRIKRSIELLCEGYGEYLGAFYGQKRYSFPDAKTIANLKAEEITACNTGYRAAYIAKTAAMVVDEPMALERIKAFDIEVCEKMLMHYPGVGPKVAQCVLFFCMSKMEAFPVDVWIKRVMEYFYFHQETTVEVIQQFAKKKYGRYAGFAQQYLFYYARELGLGKK
- a CDS encoding GNAT family N-acetyltransferase codes for the protein MESMVIRELQQTEKGIFDTQKEGSKVFVIEKEGTTIGYIEMLYDEDRSLLRILNLWVLPQYQRKGIAKKLVKASKGYARFEKAEGIIVEVKSDNNPAIAFFQKEDFKIWSEETSKAEEERSVFLGFRFEDIYR
- a CDS encoding DUF554 domain-containing protein is translated as MLGTIVNTIAIACGGLLGVLLRKGIPEHYKTTIMQGIGLSVLVIGLMGAFKSGNILVVIFSIVVGSIIGEKIKIATKLDEMGLWIEGKMGKGHGSVAKGFVTASLVYCVGAMAIVGSLESGLTGNHQTLYAKSLLDGISSVIFASTLGIGVVFSAAAVFIYQGIITITAGAVKYLLVEAVIQEMSAIGGLLIVGIAFNILEIKRISVANMLPAIFLPIVYQLLQPLLLSITTILQNIF
- a CDS encoding spore coat protein, with translation MNTNHQASFTEKELMNDLLASEKQVTSAYNVGITEASCQNLRQHLTQCLNDAQQIEYQIFDAMQKRGWYQIKQAQSQDVQNAKTKYNQMKTELK